The sequence GACCCGAACGCCGCCACCGCGGTCGACACCGCGTTCTACCGGAACTCCTTCGCCTCGTACACGATCAGCCAGCTGCCCGACGGGTACTGGCGGGTCGAGCACACCCAGGTGCAGGAGGCTGAGGAGAGCGACGGTACCGACGTGATCCGCGGCTTCGAGGTGCTCCAGTTCACGGATGGCTGCGCCATGCTGAACGAAGCGGGCACCGCCTGGGAGGCCTGCGAGGCCAGTGCTCAGGTGCTGCTCGACACGGAGAGCCCCGTGGAGGACTCGCCCATCACGGCGACCATCACGGATCTCGATGGCAACGCGATCGACACCACCGGATTCACCAACGTGCAGTACACGTGGTGGGGCGGGGAAGGCGAGGATGCCAACACCATCACCGAGTGGGAGCAGCTGGCACTGGTCACGGTCAATGCCGGTCAGCCCGCGAGCCCGACGACCTTCACACCCGGCGACACCGCCGTCGGGCAGTTCCTGAGGGTCACGGTGTCGTACCTCGACGCCAGCGGCATCGCACGGGTCGCGGCCTCCGCTCCCGCACCGAATGTGGTCGCGAACGTCAACGACGTCCCGACCGCACCGACCATCATCGTCTCGCCGAGCGGTCTGCTGACCGTGACGCCACCGACGGATGGTGATGGCTTCAACGAGGACGATCCCGGATTCACCTACCAGTGGTTCCGCAACGGGGTCGCGATCGATGGAGCCACGGGGAACACCTATACGCCTGGCGCCGCGGACTCGGGAGCCACGATCACCGTGACGGTCGGATACACCGACCTGAACGGGACGGCGGAATCGGTGACCTCGCCGGGGGTCCTCGCCCCCTGATACATGGGGACCCTCGAATAGGTCGGGGAGGGGCGGGCCTGGCGGGCAGGCCCGTTCCTCCCCGATCTGCCCGACCAGCGCCGACCCACCCCAGCCCCCGAGAGGTCGGTTCGCGCAGTGGCGACCTGTCGGGTACGGGCCCGGCCGATGCCCCACCGCATCGGCCGGGTTCGTGCGCGTCCTGGCGCGTCAGCAGGCGGCGACACCGCCCGAGCGGATGCCTCGTGGCCGACGCCCGACCGATTGGCACATTCGGAGATCGGCTGGTAACGTTGATCCCCGGCCCGGGGCAATGAAATCCCGGGCCGATGCACCTCTAGCTCAATCGGCAGAGCAACTGACTCTTAATCAGTGGGTTCAGGGTTCAAGTCCCTGGGGGTGCACCAGCAGCCCCGCGTCTACGACGCGGGGCTTCGCATTTCAGCGCGGTCCTTCGTCGACCGGATGCTCAGTCGTCGACGCCGCGGGCGGCGAGGGCCTCGCCCATGGCGTCGGCGGTCTGCAGGGCGCGCACGACCACGGGGACGGCGATCGCGCGCAGCGACCCTTCGGCGCCGCGCGCCTTGCGCGCCTCCAGGACGGCACGGACGAGCTCCTGCATGAGCGGCACGGCGCGGATCGTGAGCGCCAGCACGAGCCCGACCCGGTCGGCGTCGATGCGCCGGCCGAACGGGCGGAGCGCGGCGCGCATGGCGTCGAGGATGTCGCCGACGCGGGTCGTGAGGGTCACGAGGGCGGCCAAGGCGACGCAGACGAGCACGCGCAGCGCGAGCATCAGGGCCGCCTCCCAGCCCTGGAAGAACCAGTTCAGCGCGCCGGCGAACGCGACGATCACCACGATGGGTGCGAGTTGAGCGAGCACGGCGCGCGGCCGGATCCCCGCGATCGCGAACAGCACCGCGGTCACAGCCGCAGCCCCCAGCATCCACGGCCACGACGGCAGCAGCGCGACGGCGATCACCGCGATCGCGAGGCCCGCGAGCTTCCAGCCCGCGGGCAGGCGGTGCAGCATCGAATCGCCGGGGGAGTACAGCCCGATCATGACGGATGCCTCATCCCACGAGTGCCCGGTACGCCTCGAGCGACGCGGCCGGTGGGCCGTCGGCGACGACGCGACCCTCGTCGACCACGAGCACGCGGTCGAACGACTCGACCGACTCGAGCCGGTGCGTGACGAGGATGAGCTGCTGATCCAGCTGGGCGAAGTGCCGCTCCACGAGCAGCGAGTTGCGTGCGTCGAGCAGCGTGGTCGGCTCGTCGGCGACGACGATCGCCGGCTCGGCGACGAGCACGGCCGCGAGCGCGAGCAGCTGCTTCTGCCCGCCCGACAACCGGTGCGCCGGCCGGTCGGCGAGCTCGGTCAGCCCGAACCGCGCGAGCGCGCCGTCGACCCGGGCCGAGGCATCCGCCGCACTCAGCTTGAGCCGCCGCAGCGAGAACGCGACGTCCTCGCGCACCGTCGGCATGACGATCTGGTGATCGGGATTGGTGAACACGAACCCGACGCGGCGCCGCACCTCGCGGCCCTGCCGCGCGACGTCGAGCCCGTCCACCAGCACCCGGCCCGACGTGGGCGAGATGAGCCCGTTCACGAGTCGCGCGAGCGTCGACTTGCCCGAGCCGTTCGCGCCGATCACACCGATACGCGGCTCGGTGAGGCTCAATGACACCTCGTGCAGCACCGGCTGGTCGTCGTACCGGTGCGAGACCCGGTCGAAGACGATCTCGGGCATCAGCGGGCAGCCGGCGCGGCCTCGTCGGCGCTGCGGCGACGCCACGGCCACTCGCGCGGCACGATCAGGCCGGGCCATGCGCGGTGCACGCCGGCTGCGACGCCGGCCGCGATGACCGCCTTGACGACATCGCCGGGCAGGAACGGCACGGCGCCCGCCAGGAACGCCTGATGGAGCGGCAGTCCGGTGACCACCGCGAGCCAGGGCACGCCGACGAGGTACACCACCACGATGCCGCCCACGACACTCGCGACGAGCAGCGGCCAGAACTTCAGCCGCGGCGCGAAGCGCTCGGCGATCCAGCCGATGACGAACGCGCCGGGGATGAATCCGATGAGGAACCCGCCCGACGGGCCCGCGAGCACGCCGAGACCGGCGGCGCCGCCCGCGAGGATCGGAAGTCCGGCGAGGCCGAGCGCGGCATACACG is a genomic window of Agromyces protaetiae containing:
- a CDS encoding energy-coupling factor transporter transmembrane component T family protein; protein product: MIGLYSPGDSMLHRLPAGWKLAGLAIAVIAVALLPSWPWMLGAAAVTAVLFAIAGIRPRAVLAQLAPIVVIVAFAGALNWFFQGWEAALMLALRVLVCVALAALVTLTTRVGDILDAMRAALRPFGRRIDADRVGLVLALTIRAVPLMQELVRAVLEARKARGAEGSLRAIAVPVVVRALQTADAMGEALAARGVDD
- a CDS encoding energy-coupling factor ABC transporter ATP-binding protein, whose protein sequence is MPEIVFDRVSHRYDDQPVLHEVSLSLTEPRIGVIGANGSGKSTLARLVNGLISPTSGRVLVDGLDVARQGREVRRRVGFVFTNPDHQIVMPTVREDVAFSLRRLKLSAADASARVDGALARFGLTELADRPAHRLSGGQKQLLALAAVLVAEPAIVVADEPTTLLDARNSLLVERHFAQLDQQLILVTHRLESVESFDRVLVVDEGRVVADGPPAASLEAYRALVG
- a CDS encoding biotin transporter BioY; translation: MTTAPTPSRAAPKSTARDLAQIAVFAALIAGLTLPGAIPVGFGVPITLQTLGVMLAGVMLGARKGSLAVIVYAALGLAGLPILAGGAAGLGVLAGPSGGFLIGFIPGAFVIGWIAERFAPRLKFWPLLVASVVGGIVVVYLVGVPWLAVVTGLPLHQAFLAGAVPFLPGDVVKAVIAAGVAAGVHRAWPGLIVPREWPWRRRSADEAAPAAR